In Neodiprion virginianus isolate iyNeoVirg1 chromosome 6, iyNeoVirg1.1, whole genome shotgun sequence, the genomic window AGTTATTTACCAATTACCTAGGTGCATTGCGAATTTCGAATGTTGAAAGTTGTGAAAGAGTACTAGTCTTGAATCGTGGATTATTGAAGCCACTCGAAGCACCTGCTTCACATAATAACCATTTAGGTAATAAGCTTCTGGTTGCTAACTACAGGATTCAATTGTTACTATATGTTGGCTTGCACATctaatatttaaatgaattgtattatatttattctaaTGAGCGATCTATTTCTATACATGAATTTAGTCAATTTAGTTGTATTCCAAAATACGGTCATAAGCCGTACAGGACAGGTGAGATTCCAAAATATATGTAAGATCAAGCAGCTACACAATAATTCAAGGTGAAATCTCTTTGAAGTACTTATTATGCTGGGAATGTATATTGAAGTTTTCCAGAAATAATTCATGTGTTATTGGTGATAAGTAACAAATACGTGACGATgctatatttatattacgaACCGGTGAAAGTTACGTgaattcaagaatttttcccTACCAGAGTTGAACTTTATCTATGTTGTAACAgatgtaattgaaaaattatgaagcTAACTAAATTTATCTATGTTGTACACTAACCAAACAATAAATGTTCGAGTTTTTTTAGTGAACACCTAGATCGTGTTCAATTTTCAGTGTTGACACTGTTTGTATGTggttcaattcgaattgaaattgattagAACTGTCCATTTTATTGCTAGTGctaaatttttcacgatagGTTGTACAAAAATTGGATATaaggaacaatttttattgacAATTTGTACAGCAGATAACATTATACGATGAAAACAGATGATGGAAGATTGATACATGAAGAGAATTTATTCATTGACTTGCTGATTGATTTTGATGGTTAGCTGTTGTTGGCGGGCGCAAAGTTTTTTGTAACACATGTGCGTCTGCAGGTTCGATACGTTTGTAGTaatgttttttcgtttcaacaaCTTCAAAGCCGAACTTTTTGTAGAAATCAATAGCCCCCTCGTTGTTAACTTGTACGTGACTGATCAAAAGCAGAAGCAGCACGTTAATAAAAGAACTTCATGCGCTCAGTTCAATTTAGACTATGTGtggagattttgtaaattaaataAGTAACTCAAATAACTTACAGGAATATCGAGTCGAAATTCCCGTCTTTAGAGACATAATTAAGTACATGTTGTACCATAACAGTGCCGATCCCCAATCGTCTATAAGGGTACAAACATCCCAAAGTCATTATATACAAACGGCGCGAGTTCTCTGAGGTATCTACACGACAACACACAGCCCCTACCTGAAATTAGTGTTTGAAGAtaaactgtttgaaaatatttatgctAGTGACATCCGAACTGTTTCATACGTAAATCTGTGTAGCTAGGATTGGAATACCACATGTGTGAAAGGAGACTAAATTTTGCTTGTCAGGGATATATAATTATCTATGAGTCGAATTAAATAACATACCACAATGTCATTATAGTAAGCGAGTTTAGCCAGCTCGCCAGCCTCCAAGACGTCTTTGTAGAATTTCTCGTTATACGAGACGGGAAATACGACTTGATTAAGCAGTTTCAATTGCTTTATGTTGTGGGGTGTAACATCCCCCAATTCTATCTTTGATCTGTGCGTTGAtaaaggaaaataattattgctaTATAGTTGCAAGGTATAATgggcaaaaatatttttaaatacaattcGTCGAGCATGCAGCAACGGTCGACAGTCTAACCTCAAATTTGGGACACACGGTTACTCACCTTGTCATTATACGTTAATAGATATTCACCtatctcgaaataaataaatttctacaaaTAAATGCGTGAAAACGCTAGTCAGGTAAGGTACTGTAGTcgtcaataaataatattcagaTCAAAATGAGCGATTCGTGCGGTACTTCGAATCCCTCCGAAAATTTCGTCTGCAGTCGGAGCTAGGTGAAGGTGGTAAAGATACGAATAGGCGGGATAGGGTTAGTGGACGCCCTGTGAAGACATCTACAAGCAGTATCAGTCAGCAAAGTAGAACACCCCTCATGTCGACGTACCGACAGTCAAAATTGcgatgttctttttttttttattttgccgCTCAGCCGCTAGCACAAGCGTGATTCTGCAGCGGCTGCCTTCAGGTAACTCACGGAATTCTGGGAAGATGAGAAGTTCGAACGTGCTTCGGTCGCGTGCTGAATGTCGAATTTGTGCGAATTTCTGCTTAGTgtgaggattttttttgtcattaacCCGGTTTGTGAGGCTGGCATTGTTAGTGATCGTCAAATAAACAGTTCAAAGTCACCAAGAGGATCGTTTCAGTGAAGTATGCCTGCGACCGGTTTTTTCAACGCTGAACAAATGACGATAGCGATTCGACTGTTACGTACTTCAACTGTATGACTAAattggtaaaatattttcggtgAATTCACAGAATCAAATCATCCGATGCTATTTACTTCAGGACgttccatttttatttcgtcgcGTTTATTTCGGGTACGAGAAGTGATATACGATCGCTACAACAAAATCCATAGGTATGTCTAATAGTGTCGTAGATATTTAATATTTGTGCTGATGTGATGAGTTTTTTGTTATTCTGTTGCGTAGTTCATTTCTTAGTGCATcaaaaattactgaaatattatgaagaaaaagtttttttttgacacgGACAGTCTTTAGTGACGTAAAAACTGACGCGTGTGTAATGAGTGTAGGTAAAATTCTACTATTTCCTTATAACAGCCTAATTAGAAGTGCGTTACCATTCAACCTGAACAGCTACTATGAGAACTACTACATTCAAAGTATGGAGCAACCTGGAGAAAGTAAGAATACTTaggatgataattttttaataactcaAAATAGTCCCTTTGAaaccgaatttttttccttgaatAACATGCGGTGAATAAATATGGAAATAGATAACAGTGATAATTAATTAGAGTAGTGAAAATCTCCAGCTTACATGCACGTCGGCACTGTTTGCTAAATTAACTGgagttttgtttttcgtcGTTTCCAGAGTTAAGCAGAGACATCCGAGTAACTTCTCCATTACTTGgcaacgttggtgagtttgcatgtGTTAGGTTACGGGTATTTCCCTGGTTTTCCtctgtcacgtggcgtggcggtaacaattgttacacaaattGTTTCGATTTCTTGCCTGGATAGGTTCATTCACGATCGCAACGGTGCTTTTCTTTCagtaaaatcattatttttgcaATCTAATTGGCAGTAGCTTACttgaatttagaaattttgccCGTTGCTgaaagtggaatgagcatcgcgatAGGTATTAGGATAACAGATTGTGTTTAGTTACTTTTGAGATAACTCTATACGAATTACGACTCTACGTTTCGATTTTCCAATGCTGTCGTTTAAGCGATGGATTCACCAGAGGGTTAATTACACGGTCGTTTAATCATATTCACATGATCgttaaattgatgaaatttcacagtCTGGCATAATGTAACGTAATCGAATTTCATGCCGTACCTTGAatcgtttcgaattttttacgATTCAGCAAGTACAAATTAACTGCAGATTTACCTCGCTTAGATAATTACTGATGAGCATACAGGATATGTTactaatcaattttacaaaatgttGATGTACCAATAGTTTCCAGCatcattgaaataattaaacgaaGTATATTTATTGCACCTGGCTGACTACAGTACAGCAACATTTTGCTCCCTACAGGTGATCAACGAAAAAGTAAGTCACAGTGACCACGGCGCGAATGAGGAAGAAtgatgtgtgttggaaaaaatgggggatcgtttagatcgaatataggtaaccgggtaggtaggtggTCGTTTTGGGATCCGTCGCTGTGTTAGTGGATTTGCGTgtgagtttttcttttcaacatttccGTTGGGTGGTTCCGTTGGGAATCAGGCGAGGGTAGGAAGGCCGCGATGTATCgtgatgttactaacttttttaatccacagcgtcaaaCGAACACAGAGATTCCCCTCCTGAAACATAAAAACGACTCCGCGGTACAAAAATCTTGGAATCATTTATAAGCTTATAAGCTTTTTAATCCTAACGATATTCGATCCAATTATTCAGTCATTACTAATCATTGCTTTATTCGATTGACCTCTGTGATCGTATGAATGGGCAAAACGCATCTCTGGATcatctatcgcgttccgtggtacgctggatggggagagatgctgagctcgaagacttcgcgtcgaagaggaccgccgaccgtcacgccacacaataatgcatgccTTCCAACCTCCCTTCCGGACTTGATTCGCATCTGAGAATAAACAATCCGCATCGTAATGTGTCGGATTTGAGAAGACGCAGATGCGGATTGGGATTCGACAGAAATTTCCGACAAGTCCTAGATATTTAAGGTTTTTTTACAGATTAATTAAAGTTTTCAAGTTTGACGTCTTTAGCGCGTCGACTtggtattttttggttattaAGGAAAGTGGAGCTTTCTTAGAAAAAGTCGAAGGCTCAGTATTTACAAGCCGGCTTAATGTTGATTaagaaacgtataattttttcttatcaacaGAAATAATAGAGCTAAAGACTGTAGAAgcaaatgataataaattcattgtaaagtgaagaaaaacgCATGATTCTAGATCTTCTAGGTGAATGCATCAGCCGTACCGCTACTACCGATCGCCTACTGATTGCCATAATTGTTGATGTCGGTAAGTTACCATTCCGTTCTTGTCGTACACAATCCCCATAAGGCTGGCTCTCTGACAGAATGTGATTACTCCATGACACCACAACCATAGGCGTAGGCGATCACTCAACAGTGTGTGGATCTCTATATACACAGTGGATATAAGTATGTTGCATGCTGGTTGTGCAGCTTTTTACTTCAGCATGTTTTGAAGGTATCTATATTTCCTCGCGTGTAAACGAGGTGAATTTTGTGCATAAGGAAACTGCGTCCACAAATGTATCGCTATATTTGCAAGGAGACACTTGTCAATAATCTTTGGTTGTTCCGTAAGTACTAGTCTATTCCACATTATACTTAACTTCAGTCCATCATTACGACTCCTCAGTGCAGGGCTCATAACCTAGTCGCCTATTCGCTGAGAAGTACCaatcgtaataaatttttcttcatcgtaAACATTTCGAATCCGTTAGACTTGTTTATCGATAATAGCCGTGTGCATGTTGCGTGTTACCTCTCTCAGTATTCCAATAAAAGGCATATTTCATTATTGCATAAAAGTTTTGTGTTTTCTCTTAgtgtaattcaaattttccacacTTTGAGATTACACTTCATTGTCTGAACATAACCTGTCAACTTTTCCCTAGGGTCTTTTAAATGCAGGAAAATGTTCTCTGCCCTGGCCCCAGTTGTCGATGAGAACGTCGCTGTTCCAGTTCTGGATAACAAAAGGCTGATAGAAGAGCCGCCAGAGGATAGCGAtaacaagaaacaaaaattggatAATGCGGACAGAGTGAAGAAGCGAAAAGTGGCAATGCTTTTGGGttatttgggaaaaaattattacggtATGCAGAGAAATCCACAAATGAAAACGATAGAGGAGGACTTGATACAGGCTTTACTCCAAGCAAAGCTCATAAATGATGAAGCTTTTGAAACTATACAGACAATTCAGTTTCAAAGAGCCGCTAGAACAGACAAAGGTGTTTCTGCAGTCAGACAGGTTGTCTCTCTGAAACTACGTAAGATTAAAATACTTTTGGCAAATACGACTGTGCATGGAATTTTTAGGACACGCTTGTGGTAGTGAGTTAGCCGATCTGCGACGTAAACATATCTGACTCTTCGACTACTTTCAATATTCAACATGTATACTTGGCCTTGAATTACCTAATAATAGGCGACGTTTTGTACTTAGGCGAGATATTCAAAGTTATATCAAGGATTGATTCACCATTCAGATCATTTTCACAGCTGAGCATGGGAAGAAGGAAGATATAAATGCGTTTTTGCCCGAAGAAATCAGAGTTTTTGGAATAAAGAGGGTAACGAAAGGTTTCAACAGTAAAAGCAGCTGTGATGCTCGGTCTTATATCTACACGATGCCAACTTTCGCCTTTGCAAAAAAGCCGCCAGATTCGGAAGTGCTAAACGAGGAATATgacgttgataaaaaaattgaggagCTTTCTGTTATCAATGGAGAACCATTCCACAAGTACCGGATACAGCCAGATGTACTTGAGAAGGTCCAATCGGTGCTGAAACTGTATGAAGGAACTCATAATTTCCATAATTTTACATCAAAAGTGTAAGACCAATGAGCTTATAGAATTTTCCTTTTCAGGTTTACGTTAATAGCGCGAATAACAaatggtgaatttttattcgcagAAAACCATTGGATCCGTCTGCAATGAGATATATGATAGATTGCTCGTGTAGCGATCCGTTCGTCATCAATGATATGGAATTTGTTACTCTTAAGATCAAGGGGCAAAGTTTTATGTTGCAccaaattcgaaaaatggttGCATTGGTTATAGCCATTATCAGAACTCAGACATCGGAAGAAACTTTGAATGCAGCTTTTGGACCAGGGAAGCTAGACATTCCGATGGCGCCTAGTTTAGGATTAGTTTTGGATCAGGTTCGAGAAAAATACGATATCTTcattaatttgtatttttacttTCTGCAAAAACGCCTTGTTTTACTTGTTCGGTTGAATCATATTTATCGCCACTAGGTTCATTACGACAGATATAACAAACGATATAGTTCGGATGGAATTCACGAGGCTCTAGAATGGCCAGAGGTCAATGATGAGATTGTCAAATTCAAGGAAGACTACATACTGAACTACATCTGTGAGAGCGAGCAGAGTGAAAAGTCGTATCCTTGATCTGATGACTTTTAGTGACAATCTATACTTTTAttcatctttcattttatactCTTGTCAAAGTTTCATCATACACTTCCAAGATTTTCCTTAATCGATTCCTAGGATGCTTCAATGGTTGGCTACACTGTGCAGACATAGCTACGATATCCGCGAAGACAGCATTATCAGTTAATGTCATGCTTCCAAATTGAttatcaattataatataatagatGCAATATACCCTGATTTAATAAC contains:
- the LOC124307514 gene encoding probable N-acetyltransferase san, which gives rise to MTRSKIELGDVTPHNIKQLKLLNQVVFPVSYNEKFYKDVLEAGELAKLAYYNDIVVGAVCCRVDTSENSRRLYIMTLGCLYPYRRLGIGTVMVQHVLNYVSKDGNFDSIFLHVQVNNEGAIDFYKKFGFEVVETKKHYYKRIEPADAHVLQKTLRPPTTANHQNQSASQ
- the LOC124307513 gene encoding tRNA pseudouridine synthase A, producing MYRYICKETLVNNLWLFRSFKCRKMFSALAPVVDENVAVPVLDNKRLIEEPPEDSDNKKQKLDNADRVKKRKVAMLLGYLGKNYYGMQRNPQMKTIEEDLIQALLQAKLINDEAFETIQTIQFQRAARTDKGVSAVRQVVSLKLPEHGKKEDINAFLPEEIRVFGIKRVTKGFNSKSSCDARSYIYTMPTFAFAKKPPDSEVLNEEYDVDKKIEELSVINGEPFHKYRIQPDVLEKVQSVLKLFTLIARITNGEFLFAENHWIRLQ